The Salmo trutta unplaced genomic scaffold, fSalTru1.1, whole genome shotgun sequence genome includes a region encoding these proteins:
- the LOC115182937 gene encoding protein FAM111A-like isoform X1 — translation MEATVKSEPLDGNGDSLSDQKMEKVKMAEPNDSMMSSKEALSLKNGHLHCFLFRFPDKEVQHEITCNSPCSVLQALETSSKFCELREKTWKQKMETRQQEKTMQRQDLVIQTTKGKKPIATHFPCHLLENGQILTISTIFNDSGEATAEPTQIYTGNKQYVIFYIESKGGKKTKTKQLLKNKSLEKFSPLCIYGICGETVETALTRDGRFHDNVFTKTCILVESDSDPPRCVEMNVLVDCLDKQTFKMILEEKNPTQAATAPPQAGSNLLKEDETNSIQLPMFNTSTETSAAGEPHKKQEQLVTVPDSADILKILRHQFTDLVKQMKKRYNKKKYSGVRSHLRGEFGKSTQGFSEVYTVKKLMELSDSVCMIDVEGVGQGTGFLLFDHYILTNAHLFEKDGILYVDGNYHISAKVTATFNKENPNGSDLKVIEVKSEIIDFQWGSDHYNRHVDFAVLELQDIDTSTGLLRRYSPDPKKGGVCLIGHPGGGVKRTDPTTIIERERRGEAFQGEFGKNDRMDMLINTSIEENKVKYDMLMNPDNTDVTYDTCLFHGASGSPVFDESCHVIAMHTGGFPYKYEGVKSVIEYAIPLLTILENFLIKMKDRNNVEILTKFTREALTCPHLHDFIYNFIRHLVMEWKPSFSAALTAVWEAVEENENHLRIKEHLRKWIISEKEAVLEKIQKAGNEALKEFMLKNDFLI, via the exons ATGGAAGCCACGGTGAAATCTGAGCCTCTTGATGGCAAT GGTGATTCACTGTCAGATCAAAAGATGGAGAAGGTGAAGATGGCTGAGCCTAATGATAGCATG atgtcaagcaaagaggcactgagtttgaag AATGGACATCTTCACTGCTTTCTCTTCAGATTCCCTGATAAAGAAGTCCAGCATGAAATCACCTGTAATAGCCCTTGCAGCGTGTTACAGGCTCTTGAAACAAGTTCCAAATTCTGTGAACTAAGGGAAAAGACTTGGAAACAGAAGATGGAGACAAGACAACAAGAGAAGACAATGCAAAGACAAGACCTTGTTATACAAACAACAAAAGGAAAGAAACCAATAGCAACACACTTCCCTTGTCATCTGCTTGAGAATGGTCAAATACTCACCATATCAACCATTTTCAATGATAGTGGAGAGGCCACAGCTGAACCCACACAGATTTATACAGGAAATAAGCAATACGTCATTTTTTATATTGAATCTAAAGGTGGTAAGAAAACCAAAACCAAGCAACTGCTCAAAAACAAAAGCCTTGAAAAATTTAGCCCTCTTTGCATCTACGGCATCTGTGGAGAGACAGTGGAGACAGCACTAACAAGAGATGGACGCTTCCATGACAATGTGTTCACTAAAACTTGCATTCTCGTTGAATCAGACTCAGATCCACCGAGGTGTGTTGAGATGAATGTACTAGTTGACTGTCTGGATAAACAAACCTTCAAAATGATCCTGGAAGAGAAAAACCCAACACAGGCTGCAACTGCCCCTCCACAAGCTGGTTCTAACCTTCTGAAAGAAGATGAGACGAACTCCATACAACTCCCCATGTTTAACACAAGCACTGAAACATCAGCTGCAGGGGAACCCCACAAAAAAcaggaacagctagtcacagtGCCAGATTCTGCTGATATTTTGAAGATTCTTCGCCACCAGTTTACTGATTTGGTGAAACAGATGAAGAAGAGGTACAATAAGAAGAAATATTCTGGGGTGCGAAGTCATTTAAGGGGGGAATTTGGAAAGAGCACCCAGGGTTTCTCTGAAGTCTACACAGTAAAGAAGCTGATGGAACTGAGTGACTCAGTCTGTATGATCGATGTCGAGGGGGTCGGGCAAGGCACTGGCTTCCTGCTGTTTGATCATTACATTCTGACAAATGCACATTTGTTTGAAAAAGATGGCATCTTGTATGTTGATGGAAATTACCATATCTCAGCCAAAGTAACTGCCACATTCAACAAAGAAAATCCCAATGGGTCAGATCTGAAGGTGATTGAGGTGAAATCAGAGATCATTGACTTTCAATGGGGATCTGACCACTACAATCGACATGTGGACTTTGCTGTACTAGAGCTTCAGGACATTGATACCTCAACCGGTCTTCTCCGTAGATATAGCCCAGATCCAAAGAAAGGTGGAGTCTGTCTCATTGGACACCCAGGTGGAGGAGTGAAAAGAACAGACCCCACCACCATtattgagagagaaagaagaggtgAGGCTTTCCAAGGAGAGTTTGGGAAAAATGACAGAATGGATATGCTGATCAATACATCCATAGAAGAGAATAAAGTGAAGTATGACATGCTCATGAATCCAGACAACACTGATGTGACCTATGACACCTGCCTCTTCCATGGAGCTTCTGGCTCCCCAGTCTTTGATGAATCCTGCCATGTGATAGCCATGCACACTGGAGGGTTCCCCTACAAATATGAAGGAGTGAAGAGTGTGATTGAGTATGCCATCCCTCTCCTCACCATACTGGAGAACTTTCTGATCAAGATGAAGGACAGAAACAATGTTGAAATACTGACCAAGTTCACCAGAGAAGCCTTGACATGCCCCCATTTGCATGATTTCATTTACAATTTTATCAGACACCTGGTAATGGAATGGAAGCCCTCATTCAGTGCAGCCTTGACAGCAGTCTGGGAAGCAGTTGAGGAAAATGAGAACCATCTAAGAATTAAAGAACATCTTAGAAAATGGATCATTTCAGAAAAGGAGGCAGTACTGGAAAAAATTCAGAAAGCAGGAAATGAAGCTTTGAAAGAGTTCATGTTGAAAAACGACTTTTTGATTTGA
- the LOC115182937 gene encoding protein FAM111A-like isoform X2 has protein sequence MEATVKSEPLDGNGDSLSDQKMEKVKMAEPNDSMNGHLHCFLFRFPDKEVQHEITCNSPCSVLQALETSSKFCELREKTWKQKMETRQQEKTMQRQDLVIQTTKGKKPIATHFPCHLLENGQILTISTIFNDSGEATAEPTQIYTGNKQYVIFYIESKGGKKTKTKQLLKNKSLEKFSPLCIYGICGETVETALTRDGRFHDNVFTKTCILVESDSDPPRCVEMNVLVDCLDKQTFKMILEEKNPTQAATAPPQAGSNLLKEDETNSIQLPMFNTSTETSAAGEPHKKQEQLVTVPDSADILKILRHQFTDLVKQMKKRYNKKKYSGVRSHLRGEFGKSTQGFSEVYTVKKLMELSDSVCMIDVEGVGQGTGFLLFDHYILTNAHLFEKDGILYVDGNYHISAKVTATFNKENPNGSDLKVIEVKSEIIDFQWGSDHYNRHVDFAVLELQDIDTSTGLLRRYSPDPKKGGVCLIGHPGGGVKRTDPTTIIERERRGEAFQGEFGKNDRMDMLINTSIEENKVKYDMLMNPDNTDVTYDTCLFHGASGSPVFDESCHVIAMHTGGFPYKYEGVKSVIEYAIPLLTILENFLIKMKDRNNVEILTKFTREALTCPHLHDFIYNFIRHLVMEWKPSFSAALTAVWEAVEENENHLRIKEHLRKWIISEKEAVLEKIQKAGNEALKEFMLKNDFLI, from the exons ATGGAAGCCACGGTGAAATCTGAGCCTCTTGATGGCAAT GGTGATTCACTGTCAGATCAAAAGATGGAGAAGGTGAAGATGGCTGAGCCTAATGATAGCATG AATGGACATCTTCACTGCTTTCTCTTCAGATTCCCTGATAAAGAAGTCCAGCATGAAATCACCTGTAATAGCCCTTGCAGCGTGTTACAGGCTCTTGAAACAAGTTCCAAATTCTGTGAACTAAGGGAAAAGACTTGGAAACAGAAGATGGAGACAAGACAACAAGAGAAGACAATGCAAAGACAAGACCTTGTTATACAAACAACAAAAGGAAAGAAACCAATAGCAACACACTTCCCTTGTCATCTGCTTGAGAATGGTCAAATACTCACCATATCAACCATTTTCAATGATAGTGGAGAGGCCACAGCTGAACCCACACAGATTTATACAGGAAATAAGCAATACGTCATTTTTTATATTGAATCTAAAGGTGGTAAGAAAACCAAAACCAAGCAACTGCTCAAAAACAAAAGCCTTGAAAAATTTAGCCCTCTTTGCATCTACGGCATCTGTGGAGAGACAGTGGAGACAGCACTAACAAGAGATGGACGCTTCCATGACAATGTGTTCACTAAAACTTGCATTCTCGTTGAATCAGACTCAGATCCACCGAGGTGTGTTGAGATGAATGTACTAGTTGACTGTCTGGATAAACAAACCTTCAAAATGATCCTGGAAGAGAAAAACCCAACACAGGCTGCAACTGCCCCTCCACAAGCTGGTTCTAACCTTCTGAAAGAAGATGAGACGAACTCCATACAACTCCCCATGTTTAACACAAGCACTGAAACATCAGCTGCAGGGGAACCCCACAAAAAAcaggaacagctagtcacagtGCCAGATTCTGCTGATATTTTGAAGATTCTTCGCCACCAGTTTACTGATTTGGTGAAACAGATGAAGAAGAGGTACAATAAGAAGAAATATTCTGGGGTGCGAAGTCATTTAAGGGGGGAATTTGGAAAGAGCACCCAGGGTTTCTCTGAAGTCTACACAGTAAAGAAGCTGATGGAACTGAGTGACTCAGTCTGTATGATCGATGTCGAGGGGGTCGGGCAAGGCACTGGCTTCCTGCTGTTTGATCATTACATTCTGACAAATGCACATTTGTTTGAAAAAGATGGCATCTTGTATGTTGATGGAAATTACCATATCTCAGCCAAAGTAACTGCCACATTCAACAAAGAAAATCCCAATGGGTCAGATCTGAAGGTGATTGAGGTGAAATCAGAGATCATTGACTTTCAATGGGGATCTGACCACTACAATCGACATGTGGACTTTGCTGTACTAGAGCTTCAGGACATTGATACCTCAACCGGTCTTCTCCGTAGATATAGCCCAGATCCAAAGAAAGGTGGAGTCTGTCTCATTGGACACCCAGGTGGAGGAGTGAAAAGAACAGACCCCACCACCATtattgagagagaaagaagaggtgAGGCTTTCCAAGGAGAGTTTGGGAAAAATGACAGAATGGATATGCTGATCAATACATCCATAGAAGAGAATAAAGTGAAGTATGACATGCTCATGAATCCAGACAACACTGATGTGACCTATGACACCTGCCTCTTCCATGGAGCTTCTGGCTCCCCAGTCTTTGATGAATCCTGCCATGTGATAGCCATGCACACTGGAGGGTTCCCCTACAAATATGAAGGAGTGAAGAGTGTGATTGAGTATGCCATCCCTCTCCTCACCATACTGGAGAACTTTCTGATCAAGATGAAGGACAGAAACAATGTTGAAATACTGACCAAGTTCACCAGAGAAGCCTTGACATGCCCCCATTTGCATGATTTCATTTACAATTTTATCAGACACCTGGTAATGGAATGGAAGCCCTCATTCAGTGCAGCCTTGACAGCAGTCTGGGAAGCAGTTGAGGAAAATGAGAACCATCTAAGAATTAAAGAACATCTTAGAAAATGGATCATTTCAGAAAAGGAGGCAGTACTGGAAAAAATTCAGAAAGCAGGAAATGAAGCTTTGAAAGAGTTCATGTTGAAAAACGACTTTTTGATTTGA
- the LOC115182937 gene encoding protein FAM111A-like isoform X3, whose protein sequence is MEKVKMAEPNDSMMSSKEALSLKNGHLHCFLFRFPDKEVQHEITCNSPCSVLQALETSSKFCELREKTWKQKMETRQQEKTMQRQDLVIQTTKGKKPIATHFPCHLLENGQILTISTIFNDSGEATAEPTQIYTGNKQYVIFYIESKGGKKTKTKQLLKNKSLEKFSPLCIYGICGETVETALTRDGRFHDNVFTKTCILVESDSDPPRCVEMNVLVDCLDKQTFKMILEEKNPTQAATAPPQAGSNLLKEDETNSIQLPMFNTSTETSAAGEPHKKQEQLVTVPDSADILKILRHQFTDLVKQMKKRYNKKKYSGVRSHLRGEFGKSTQGFSEVYTVKKLMELSDSVCMIDVEGVGQGTGFLLFDHYILTNAHLFEKDGILYVDGNYHISAKVTATFNKENPNGSDLKVIEVKSEIIDFQWGSDHYNRHVDFAVLELQDIDTSTGLLRRYSPDPKKGGVCLIGHPGGGVKRTDPTTIIERERRGEAFQGEFGKNDRMDMLINTSIEENKVKYDMLMNPDNTDVTYDTCLFHGASGSPVFDESCHVIAMHTGGFPYKYEGVKSVIEYAIPLLTILENFLIKMKDRNNVEILTKFTREALTCPHLHDFIYNFIRHLVMEWKPSFSAALTAVWEAVEENENHLRIKEHLRKWIISEKEAVLEKIQKAGNEALKEFMLKNDFLI, encoded by the exons ATGGAGAAGGTGAAGATGGCTGAGCCTAATGATAGCATG atgtcaagcaaagaggcactgagtttgaag AATGGACATCTTCACTGCTTTCTCTTCAGATTCCCTGATAAAGAAGTCCAGCATGAAATCACCTGTAATAGCCCTTGCAGCGTGTTACAGGCTCTTGAAACAAGTTCCAAATTCTGTGAACTAAGGGAAAAGACTTGGAAACAGAAGATGGAGACAAGACAACAAGAGAAGACAATGCAAAGACAAGACCTTGTTATACAAACAACAAAAGGAAAGAAACCAATAGCAACACACTTCCCTTGTCATCTGCTTGAGAATGGTCAAATACTCACCATATCAACCATTTTCAATGATAGTGGAGAGGCCACAGCTGAACCCACACAGATTTATACAGGAAATAAGCAATACGTCATTTTTTATATTGAATCTAAAGGTGGTAAGAAAACCAAAACCAAGCAACTGCTCAAAAACAAAAGCCTTGAAAAATTTAGCCCTCTTTGCATCTACGGCATCTGTGGAGAGACAGTGGAGACAGCACTAACAAGAGATGGACGCTTCCATGACAATGTGTTCACTAAAACTTGCATTCTCGTTGAATCAGACTCAGATCCACCGAGGTGTGTTGAGATGAATGTACTAGTTGACTGTCTGGATAAACAAACCTTCAAAATGATCCTGGAAGAGAAAAACCCAACACAGGCTGCAACTGCCCCTCCACAAGCTGGTTCTAACCTTCTGAAAGAAGATGAGACGAACTCCATACAACTCCCCATGTTTAACACAAGCACTGAAACATCAGCTGCAGGGGAACCCCACAAAAAAcaggaacagctagtcacagtGCCAGATTCTGCTGATATTTTGAAGATTCTTCGCCACCAGTTTACTGATTTGGTGAAACAGATGAAGAAGAGGTACAATAAGAAGAAATATTCTGGGGTGCGAAGTCATTTAAGGGGGGAATTTGGAAAGAGCACCCAGGGTTTCTCTGAAGTCTACACAGTAAAGAAGCTGATGGAACTGAGTGACTCAGTCTGTATGATCGATGTCGAGGGGGTCGGGCAAGGCACTGGCTTCCTGCTGTTTGATCATTACATTCTGACAAATGCACATTTGTTTGAAAAAGATGGCATCTTGTATGTTGATGGAAATTACCATATCTCAGCCAAAGTAACTGCCACATTCAACAAAGAAAATCCCAATGGGTCAGATCTGAAGGTGATTGAGGTGAAATCAGAGATCATTGACTTTCAATGGGGATCTGACCACTACAATCGACATGTGGACTTTGCTGTACTAGAGCTTCAGGACATTGATACCTCAACCGGTCTTCTCCGTAGATATAGCCCAGATCCAAAGAAAGGTGGAGTCTGTCTCATTGGACACCCAGGTGGAGGAGTGAAAAGAACAGACCCCACCACCATtattgagagagaaagaagaggtgAGGCTTTCCAAGGAGAGTTTGGGAAAAATGACAGAATGGATATGCTGATCAATACATCCATAGAAGAGAATAAAGTGAAGTATGACATGCTCATGAATCCAGACAACACTGATGTGACCTATGACACCTGCCTCTTCCATGGAGCTTCTGGCTCCCCAGTCTTTGATGAATCCTGCCATGTGATAGCCATGCACACTGGAGGGTTCCCCTACAAATATGAAGGAGTGAAGAGTGTGATTGAGTATGCCATCCCTCTCCTCACCATACTGGAGAACTTTCTGATCAAGATGAAGGACAGAAACAATGTTGAAATACTGACCAAGTTCACCAGAGAAGCCTTGACATGCCCCCATTTGCATGATTTCATTTACAATTTTATCAGACACCTGGTAATGGAATGGAAGCCCTCATTCAGTGCAGCCTTGACAGCAGTCTGGGAAGCAGTTGAGGAAAATGAGAACCATCTAAGAATTAAAGAACATCTTAGAAAATGGATCATTTCAGAAAAGGAGGCAGTACTGGAAAAAATTCAGAAAGCAGGAAATGAAGCTTTGAAAGAGTTCATGTTGAAAAACGACTTTTTGATTTGA
- the LOC115182937 gene encoding protein FAM111A-like isoform X4: METRQQEKTMQRQDLVIQTTKGKKPIATHFPCHLLENGQILTISTIFNDSGEATAEPTQIYTGNKQYVIFYIESKGGKKTKTKQLLKNKSLEKFSPLCIYGICGETVETALTRDGRFHDNVFTKTCILVESDSDPPRCVEMNVLVDCLDKQTFKMILEEKNPTQAATAPPQAGSNLLKEDETNSIQLPMFNTSTETSAAGEPHKKQEQLVTVPDSADILKILRHQFTDLVKQMKKRYNKKKYSGVRSHLRGEFGKSTQGFSEVYTVKKLMELSDSVCMIDVEGVGQGTGFLLFDHYILTNAHLFEKDGILYVDGNYHISAKVTATFNKENPNGSDLKVIEVKSEIIDFQWGSDHYNRHVDFAVLELQDIDTSTGLLRRYSPDPKKGGVCLIGHPGGGVKRTDPTTIIERERRGEAFQGEFGKNDRMDMLINTSIEENKVKYDMLMNPDNTDVTYDTCLFHGASGSPVFDESCHVIAMHTGGFPYKYEGVKSVIEYAIPLLTILENFLIKMKDRNNVEILTKFTREALTCPHLHDFIYNFIRHLVMEWKPSFSAALTAVWEAVEENENHLRIKEHLRKWIISEKEAVLEKIQKAGNEALKEFMLKNDFLI; the protein is encoded by the coding sequence ATGGAGACAAGACAACAAGAGAAGACAATGCAAAGACAAGACCTTGTTATACAAACAACAAAAGGAAAGAAACCAATAGCAACACACTTCCCTTGTCATCTGCTTGAGAATGGTCAAATACTCACCATATCAACCATTTTCAATGATAGTGGAGAGGCCACAGCTGAACCCACACAGATTTATACAGGAAATAAGCAATACGTCATTTTTTATATTGAATCTAAAGGTGGTAAGAAAACCAAAACCAAGCAACTGCTCAAAAACAAAAGCCTTGAAAAATTTAGCCCTCTTTGCATCTACGGCATCTGTGGAGAGACAGTGGAGACAGCACTAACAAGAGATGGACGCTTCCATGACAATGTGTTCACTAAAACTTGCATTCTCGTTGAATCAGACTCAGATCCACCGAGGTGTGTTGAGATGAATGTACTAGTTGACTGTCTGGATAAACAAACCTTCAAAATGATCCTGGAAGAGAAAAACCCAACACAGGCTGCAACTGCCCCTCCACAAGCTGGTTCTAACCTTCTGAAAGAAGATGAGACGAACTCCATACAACTCCCCATGTTTAACACAAGCACTGAAACATCAGCTGCAGGGGAACCCCACAAAAAAcaggaacagctagtcacagtGCCAGATTCTGCTGATATTTTGAAGATTCTTCGCCACCAGTTTACTGATTTGGTGAAACAGATGAAGAAGAGGTACAATAAGAAGAAATATTCTGGGGTGCGAAGTCATTTAAGGGGGGAATTTGGAAAGAGCACCCAGGGTTTCTCTGAAGTCTACACAGTAAAGAAGCTGATGGAACTGAGTGACTCAGTCTGTATGATCGATGTCGAGGGGGTCGGGCAAGGCACTGGCTTCCTGCTGTTTGATCATTACATTCTGACAAATGCACATTTGTTTGAAAAAGATGGCATCTTGTATGTTGATGGAAATTACCATATCTCAGCCAAAGTAACTGCCACATTCAACAAAGAAAATCCCAATGGGTCAGATCTGAAGGTGATTGAGGTGAAATCAGAGATCATTGACTTTCAATGGGGATCTGACCACTACAATCGACATGTGGACTTTGCTGTACTAGAGCTTCAGGACATTGATACCTCAACCGGTCTTCTCCGTAGATATAGCCCAGATCCAAAGAAAGGTGGAGTCTGTCTCATTGGACACCCAGGTGGAGGAGTGAAAAGAACAGACCCCACCACCATtattgagagagaaagaagaggtgAGGCTTTCCAAGGAGAGTTTGGGAAAAATGACAGAATGGATATGCTGATCAATACATCCATAGAAGAGAATAAAGTGAAGTATGACATGCTCATGAATCCAGACAACACTGATGTGACCTATGACACCTGCCTCTTCCATGGAGCTTCTGGCTCCCCAGTCTTTGATGAATCCTGCCATGTGATAGCCATGCACACTGGAGGGTTCCCCTACAAATATGAAGGAGTGAAGAGTGTGATTGAGTATGCCATCCCTCTCCTCACCATACTGGAGAACTTTCTGATCAAGATGAAGGACAGAAACAATGTTGAAATACTGACCAAGTTCACCAGAGAAGCCTTGACATGCCCCCATTTGCATGATTTCATTTACAATTTTATCAGACACCTGGTAATGGAATGGAAGCCCTCATTCAGTGCAGCCTTGACAGCAGTCTGGGAAGCAGTTGAGGAAAATGAGAACCATCTAAGAATTAAAGAACATCTTAGAAAATGGATCATTTCAGAAAAGGAGGCAGTACTGGAAAAAATTCAGAAAGCAGGAAATGAAGCTTTGAAAGAGTTCATGTTGAAAAACGACTTTTTGATTTGA